ACCGTTTGACACGCTGGGATGTTTCACTTCCAAAATATCGCCTATCGGAAGCTCCACGCCCGAAACTCGTATCATTGTTCCTTGGTTTGTGTATCGAATACCTGTCACAAAATCTTCTACAAAAGTATAAAGCGACTCGTCGTCGTGTTGTCCTTCAATCATCAAATTATACGTACCGCTCGGAACTCTCTGTCCTCTGTCGTCTGTTCCGTCCCAAGTAAATCTTACCGTATTTGTGTCGTCTTTTCCTTCCAGTCTTATTGTTCTCACAACTTCCAAATCACTGTTTACAATGGTCAAAATCGCATTTGAACGCTCGCCGATATGCGCGCTGAATTCTCTGGGACCATCGTTTCGGCTATGCTCAAAAGTGTTCTGGCGAAGACGAACTTCTTTTCCGACAAGCGATACTGCCGCCGCGTTCGTTGTGGACTGCGAGTTAAACGTCTGCAAATCCATAGATTCGCCAAATCTCTGCGCCATTTCTTCCATAGATTGTTGCATAGAAGTCGTGCTTTCGAGCTGTGAAAACTGTGCTAACTGTGCCACAAAATCCGTGTTTTCCATAGGAGAAAGCGGGTCTTGATACTGCAACTGAGTGGTCAGCAGTGTTAAAAAATCCAACTGCCCCATACCCGCTTGCGCCGCAAAAAGTCCGCTTGTACGGTCGCCCGTCATTCGCGTGGTGCTGATTGACCCGCCGTCGCGGTCAATCGAAGCCGTAATCGAATGCGCTTCCGTTTGCCTCATAAGTGAGTTAAGTGTTTGTGATACCATATCCCCTCCTTTAATTTCTCTTTAAGTTTCAGGCAAAATATTCGAATGAATTTGTGCCGAAACGTCTTCCCGTATCCATACCCCATTCAAACGCGTCGTCCGTCATAACGCCTTCTTCGGCGTTAAATCCCTTTGCATTCTGAGCGCGCAATTTTGCGTTGTGCAAACGCTCCTGCAAATCACGTGCGTCGTCATTGCCTACATTTACATCGAGCGTGCCTGCCGCCAAATCCTGCTTTGCAAGCGCGTCTCTGAGCTGTTGCAAATTCTGCTCGACAATCGCTTTCACCTGCAAATTATCAACATTCATAATCGCCGAAACTTTGTTTCCCTCAACCTGTATTCTGAGACGAACTTCGCCGAGTTTTTCGGGGGTAAGCGTAATTGTTATTTCGTGTGTTCCATTAGATAGGCGAATGCCGTTTTTGTTAATTGCATTAAGAAGCGTTCTTTGAACTTGCTCTATAATTTCCTTATCAAAAAGTTTCGCAAATCTCGGAGAAACCGTAGATATTTCGCCCGAATCGCTGAATTTTTGCGTTTCAAGCATTACTCCGTCAAGCGCTACGGGAGAAGCTATATTTCCCTCGTTAGCGCGAACAGTCGCCGCTTTCATTGAAGATACAAATTCGTTTTTAAGCACTTCTTCCGCAGTCATTGCTTGCTTAGCTTCTGCTTTCGCCTGTTTTTTCGCAACAGTTTGCGTTAAATCTGCAACTGCAGGTTTTGTTTCGCCGTTTTCTTTTCCGCTTTCTTTTGTTTTTGCTTTTACTTCTGCTACTACTTCGGGCTTAATTTCTGCCTTTGCTTCGGTCTCAACTTCAGATTTGAACACTGTTTTGAACACTGTTTTAATCGCTGATTGAATTTCAGATTTATCTGTTTTCGCCTTTTCGCTTGTTGGAGCAGTCGTTTCGTCAATTTTCGGCATTTTGTCTTTTGCGATTTCTTTTTTAAGCTCGCTTAATGCCTCTATGACCGGCGCTTTTGTTGCGGTTGAACCCGAAGCAACATCTACAACAACTTTTTCAGCGGTTGCCGAGCCTGTCGAAGCGTTCGCATTTTCTATTTTTGTTTTGGCATCGCTCATCATATCTTTCAACTGTTCTACGAGCGCTTTAAGTTCGCTTACCTGCGTTTTTATTAAATCTTGAGGTTGCAACAAAATATTATCTATGGTTTTCGGCAAAATTTGTTGCGCGGGCGTTCTGCTTTGTAAATCCGCCGCAAAATGCAAATTTTTATCCGCTTCGACACTCGGATTTATTTTCACCGCCTGTTCTGCAAGAGCCTGACTTATCCCCAACTGCGCAAAACTTAATTCGAGTTTCAACAATTCTTGCTGTAAATATTTCCCCATTTCAAGCGCTTGTTTGGGGCTGAAAATTTGACCGTTATTTCCTACTTCTTTACCGTCAAGCCCTGACTGCAAAAACGCGTCGGCTATTTGCTTAAACACAAACAAAACTTGCGCCAAATTCGCGACTATTTCTTCGGGCACTTTTTCGCCGTCGTGATAAACCATAGGTAATTCAGTATTAATTTTAAGATTAAGCATTTCGCTGACCGTGCGCAGAATTGCTTCAATATTTTCGATGGCGTCCATTCTTATATCGAAACCCAAATCCTCTATGCCTGCCAAATTCACAGCGGCAAAAGACGAATTTGCGTTTTCGATTTCCACATCAAAATTTGTTTGCGGAGCGACGAGCGCAAAAGTTTCATTTGAAACGTTTTCTTGCAATAATTGTTGTACAAGCGCGTATTCTTCGCCGGTTATAAAATCTATATGCTTGTTCATTTCCGCATCGGCTTGCGGATTTACCGCGTTTGCTTGACGACGTTCTCTGAAGCGCAACGCCTCTTCTCTCGGAGCGTCGGGAGCGCTCGCTCTTCTTGCCCGAACGGTTTGAAGCGCTTGCTGAAATCTTTCGCCGTCGTCCGAACCTAAGTTTTCCGCTCTTCTGTTTTTATGAGTGCTAACCGTTCTGCTTTCTGCAACAGACTCAAAAAATCCATTTCTTTTTTCCGCTTGCTGTACCATACCATTCCCTCCACCAAAACGTTTACGCGTTTATATTTGGAATTGGTATGCAATTTGTATGCCAGCTGTCTGTTTAATGAGGCAGTGAAAAGAATTACAAATTACGAATTACGGATTACGAATTTTTTTGCCGAGTGAGTTGGGAAATTATTGCCGAGTGCCTTGCGGAATAATAAAAAGGGTCAAGATAAGCATAAATTATATTCAGAAAGAATAAGCAAATTTAAAGAAAATGGCGTTGTTTAGCCTTTTTTCTCTGCCTGTATAAAATATATCCTCGTTTGGTCTCAGTGTAAATTTCTCATACGCGGCTGTCCACATTCTGTAGCCAAAAGAAAAACCGAAATTTAGTATTTCAAAACCTGCCGCCGGACTAAAATAAAAGCTCGGATAACGTCCTATCTCGGAACTTCGGGCTATAGCAATTCCAATATCGGCATCAATAACAGGTACAATCAAGCCTCTTCCTATATGAAGTATTGGTCTTACGTATATCGGAACGAGGCGCTCTGTTGTATTAAAAAGAATATCTTCGTTAAAACGCCCTTGCATAATAAGCGAATCAAATATTCCGAAAATAGTTTCATCTGATAATTCGTCATAAAATATACCGTTTGTTCTTGCGGAAAGCACTCTATGGATACCGAAGCCGAGAGCAATGGAAAAATGTCTGTTTATTGCTGAGCCCAAAAAAACATTAAACGCCCGAGTGTTTACTCCGTAATCCCCCAGCCCTGCGGCAAGTCCGAATTCCAGTCCGACAAAAGGAGAAAGTTGTTCGATTATTTCGCTGTTTACTTCGTTGTCAGAAACTCTGCTGAAAGTAGTCATACCGATTCCGTCTCTTCTTATAGCTCTTGCGTGTGCGGACATTGTGCCTGATACGCTGTTATTGGATATTGTAGATTGCTCTGCCGAAGAAAAAAGCCCGCCTGTCGGAAATGAAGAGCCGGGCGATGCTGTAATGTTTCCGTCAAAAGAGCTGTTTTTTATCGTAGTTCGAGAAGCAGAAAACACCAATCCGCCAACACTTCGACCTATCACATTAGCAGAAACATTAACGTTATCCAGCGTAGAATTTCTACTGCGCAGTGCAACGGTTGTTTGGATAAATTGCCCTGAAACATTAAGATTTCTAATTTCTGCGTTTCTTATTATGCCAAATAAAGGGACTTGCCCCAATCCTTTTATAGAATGCCCGTTTCCTTCAAATATCCCGCGAAATTCAACGCGTGTAATATTATGCATCGGTAATGTTCCCGGCTCAAAGGCAAGATCATTTTTAAGATGAATTTCCTTTCCGGCAAAGGTATTCCTTTCAATAAAAAGCAACCGCAGAAACTCAAGAAAGTCGTTGGGATAGTGAATTTCTAAGATTGTATGCCCTGCCGAAAATTGCTCCCGAAAACCTCCGCGCTCGTTTACCGTCGGTGCTATTTCCGTTATGATTTCCGTTTCAATTACAGGCTCGATTTCGTCCGCAAAGCAAATTCCGATTGAAAAAAATACTGCGAGCATCGTTATTTTTGATTTGAGCATAAATTATCTCCTTTTTCATTCTTTACATTCCCTACAATTTCTCGACCTCTTCAACCGAAAACCCTGTCATTTTTGCAATTTTTTATAATAGCCGATTATCTGCCCCCGAAACCGAGCGAAATACCTGCAATCCACTCTAATTCAACGCTGGTTTCGTAGCGGTTTATTGCGGCGGAAATGTCAAAATCAATTAAGCGGGTGTCTATCCCGATACCGAAATTGAATATATTGTAATCAGCAAGGATAGTTTTTCCGCCGCGCAATGCTAAAAAGTCGATTGGCGAAATTTCAATACCCAGAGGAATTTGTATGCGTCGTCCGAAGTTTTTTGCTCTCCCCTCTTGCGGGTCGTATAAATGCCAATACAGCAAATCGGTTGCAAAGCCGTATCTGACAGACCTTATTTTTCGGGAATAATGCGCGCCACCCCTAATTGTTGTCGGAAGTTCTTCGCCGCTCCCCCACCGTTCTCTTCCGTCGTCTTCGTTAATCATCGGAGTTGTTATTCCGAAATTGTTGAACGCAAGCCCAAGCCGTAAATCGTTGTCGAGCAATTTCCACAAAAAGCCCGCGTTCATAATAAATGCGTATGCGGCTTCGTCCAAAAATTTGTCGAACGCAAAGCCTGCGCTTATTGCCCAATCGAATGTCGGAGTACGACGAACACCAACCGCAAGCGACACTTGACTAAACTGCCAAGCCGCCGACAAATCACCGGGTTGAGGCGGCGCTTCAGGAAAAATATCCCTGATAAAAATATTGGAAATCGTGTGATTTTGCGCCGAAAGCGCCATAAAAACAGTCCGCACGGGCACAAATATTTCAAAGCGATTTATGTTTAAATCAGTGTGTGTTATTCGCCACAGATGTTCAAAAGAAATTCGGTAATTAGTATCGAGCGCGTAATTTGCAGGGTTTGAATAGAGCGCAAAATTTGACCCAATCGCCGCCCCAACGCCGCCCATCGCCGTCCTTTCCGCTGATGACGAAATCGCCAAAAGCTGAAATCCGCTCCTTGCCGCCCAGTCGTTTACCGTGGCAAATGAACTTACGATTGTACATATAATAATAAATATAATCCTTCTCATTCGCCGCTCCAAATCAAATCTGCGATTTCGCTTCGCAGGTGGTTTATTTGGTCGCGGTTGGGTTTTCTTGTCGGATAACTGTAATCCGTAAGAAGCGCAAATCCGCTTCTTTTTTTCCTGTCGCCGACAATTACCGAGCCGGTAAAGCCTGTTTTTCCGAATGTGTTTTCGCCACGCAAAGTTCCCATATATTGCTGATTTAATTCAAAGCCCAAAGCCGCGCTGTCGTTTATTTTTTCGTCGAGATGATTTTTTATTGCAAAATCCAAAAAGCCCGTCGAAAACAGACCGCGTTCCTCCGTCAAAATTTCTTTCAGATAACGCTGTAAATCGGGGACGGTCGAAAAAATTCCCGCCGCTCCGGGGATTATTATTTCGTTTAGTTTCCACGAACTTTCGTCGTGAATTTCGCCTTGTATCATTCTTCCGCGCCATTGGTCGATTTCGGTCGGAACAATTTTTGCTTTTAATTCGGCACTTGGGCGAAACTGCGTATCTCGCATTCCAAGCGCTGAAAAAATCTCTTGTTCGGCAATAACATCAAGCGAATTTTCAAAAATCGCCTCAACAACGCGTGCAAGAATTATAGATGTGGCATTGCAATAATAATACGACGTTCCCGCAGGCTTTTTGAGCTCTGCCGTCATAATTGCGCGGTAAATCTCTATTGCGTCTTTGTGTTTCAGTTCGGAGAGCGCAAAATCAAAATCAAGCGTTTGCGTCAAAAGGTGTTTCAGGCAAATTTCGCTTCGACTTGGACTGTGATATTCGGGCAAAAGCTCGGTAATCGGCGTTGAAAGCGATACTTTTTTCCTGTCGAGCGCAAGCAAAGCAAGTGTCGAAACAGGAACGGTTTTAGTCAAGGAAGCAACATCAAAAATACTGTCTTGCGAGACAGCAAATTCCGAAATAGTTCCTTTTGCCGCTGTCCCCAAGGCTATCGGCTCTATAATTTCGCCCGTCTTTATTATCCCCAAAACGGCGCAGTTAAACACGCCGTCGGCAATAGCCCTTTCAAGGATTTTTTTCGCCTCGCTTCGCATAATCGGCGACCCTTATCCCAAATACTCCAAAACGATTTTCAGCATTCTGCGCAGTGGTTCTGCCGCGCCCCAAAGCAACTGGTCGCCTACCGTAAACGCGTTCAGATAAGTATCGCCCATACGCATTTTGCGCACTCGTCCTACAGGCACGGTCAAAGTTCCCGTAATTGCGGCAGGGGTCAATTCTTTCAGCGTAATTTCTTTAACGTTCGGGACAAATTTCACCCAATCGTTGTGTGTGGAAATTATGTTTTCGATGTCGTTCAGCGGTAAGTTTTTGTTCAGTTTTATGGTAAGTCCTTGGCTGTGGCAACGCATTGCGCCAATTCGCACGCAAGTACCGTCAACGGGAATTTTATTGTCGGTTTTACCCAAGATTTTATTGGTTTCTACAAAACCTTTCCATTCTTCTTTGGACTGTCCTGCAAATTCGTCGTATGGTTTGTCTATCCACGGAATTAAGGCTCCCGCAAGAGGCGCGCCGAAGTTTTCGGTCGGATTTTCGGGCGAAATCATCGCTTGAGAAATGCTTTTGTCCAAAGCAAGAATTGCACTCGACGGTGTTTTAAGGTAAGGGTCGGCGACATTTCCGAGATATTGCATCTGAGCAAGAAGTTCGCGCATATTTTGAGCTCCCGCGCCGCTTGCCGCCTGATAAGTCATCGAACTGACCCACTCGACAAGCCCCTGCTCAAAAAGTCCGCCGATTGCCATAAGCATAAGCGAAACCGTGCAGTTTCCGCCGATAAAATCCTTTTTGCCGTTTGCAAGCGCGTTATCAATAACTTTTCTGTTTACGGGGTCAAGACAAATAACCGCATTTTCGTTCATACGCAAAGTTGACGCCGCGTCTATCCAATACCCTTTCCAGCCACTTTCTCTGAGTTTTCCGTAAACTTCGGTCGTGTAATCGCCGCCTTGGCAAGAAAGAATTATATCCATCGCCGAGAGTTCTTTTATATCGTAAGCCGAAAGCAAATCGGGTGTATCTATACCAACTTTCGGAGCGGGAAGCCCAACTTGTGAAGTGGTAAAAAACTGCACCGAATATGCGCCGTTAAAATCTTTTTCGGTTATCATTCTTTCCATAAGAACAGAGCCGACCATTCCGCGCCAACCGACAAAACCTACTTTTTTCATTATCTTTTTATCCTCTTAATCTTTGTTTAACTTTTTTATTTACGCCGCGCTAAACGCCAATTCGCCTTTAGCCACTAAAACGCCGTCAACTTTTGAAACCGCCTCAACCATCGCCATACCGCCGACCGCCGTAATTATTTTTACCTCAGTCTCAATGGTGTCCCCCGGAACAACGGGCTTTCTGAACGCCATATTTTTGACTTTCCCTAAATAATAAACCTTGCTCGTGTCAAGCGCACCTGCAGATTTAGAAAGCAGAAAACAAGCCGCCTGCGCCATGTGCTCCGTAATCAAAACACCGGGGAAAATCGGCTCTCCGGGGAAATGTCCCTGAAAAAGCCCTTCGTTTATCGACACGTTTTTTCTTGCGACGACCCGCGTATTTTCTTCAAATTCCGTAATTCTGTCAATCAAAAGAAACGGGAAACGATGAGGCACATACTGCATAATCGTCTTAATGTCGAAAAGTCCATTCATTTTTTACTCCTTATTTTTTGTAATATTTTGTCTGAAAAATACTATTTGGGTGCTTGCCGCACGGGCTTTTTTTCATTTATATTTGTATTTTAGTGAGAGGCAACCGTTGCCCGACTGTCGCCTTTGTTGTCCGTAAGAAAAAATACCGCCCCCGCAAGAGAGCCGATAACCCCTGCAATCGCCGCCAAAAACTGCATAACTGTCGCCTGTTGCGCGTCAAATCCCGCCGCCGCAAATATCGCTCCCGCAATCGCAGGAATTACCCCGAAAGGCAACGGCACAAGCATTAAAATCGCGGTAATCGGGATAATTATAAAAAAGTAGTGAGCTGTGTTGAACGCAAAAACTCCGATGGCGGCGGCGCAAAAAATATGCGCGCAAATCCTAAGCCCCTGAATTAAAAACGACAGTCCGAAAATCCGCCGAAACATTCTGAGGTCAGCCTTGCGTTTTTTGTCCAGATAAACAGACGAAACAATATTTTCTATTTTTTTTGCAATATTCGACTGAGGAAATTTAAGCAATATTTTTGAAAACAATTTTTGCACTCGTTTGGAAAAAAGCACAAAGCAAACCGCTATCAAAACCAGTAAAAAGAACAGCAATATAAGCATTGCCGTATGCAAATACTCGCCACTGTACGACTTTAGTCCAAGCATAATTACCGCGCCGACAACAGCAAAAATCGACAAAACCGCAAGCCCTGCAAATCTATCCAAAAACGTTGCCGCAAAACCCGATTTCGCCTGTTTTTTCTTTTTGTACAAAACTGCCACTTTAAATGAGTCGCCTGCAATCGTTCCAAATATAAAATTGTTGAAAAACGTACCCGTGTAATAAAGTTTTAGGGTCTCGAATTTGCCCATACGCAACCCTCGATTTCTCAGAATAATCCCCCATTGCCACGCCCCGATAAAAATGGACAAAACTTGCAAAAAAATTGCACCGAAAAACCAACGAAAATCCGCTCCTGCAAGCGTTTGAGAAATTTGCGAAAAACCAAAAGTGCGGTCAATCCACAGGAAAACCAAGCCCGTTATGGCAAGTTTCAGCACAAAAACGAGAACTTTTTTCACTGTCTCAGCACTCCCGGGGTGCCTAACCAAGCCCTGCCTAAGTCATCTACAAGCGCGGTATCTGTCGAAAGTCGCCAATTTCCGCCGAAATTATTGTATTTCGGGTCGGCGACAAGTTCTTTCAGCACCCACGAACGCCGTCCTGTCGAAGCAGTCTGAGCCCAACCCGAATTTGCGTTATTGTTAAAATAAATAACATAGTCGAGCAACTCGCCATCACCGTAAAGAAGCAGTGTCGCGGCTGTCGAAACCAAAGCGAGATTTCCTGTAATATCGATATTATCCCAAAAATTCGGAGCGGTATGATGTCCGAAAACAAACGTACTCATAGGAGGCATAACAACATTGCGCGCCGTTATGGACAGCGTGCTTGAAGCAATAGCCACCAAGCGTAATTCGTTAAAAGCAACAACGCTTTCGGAAAGATTGCCCACTTCCACAAAATCGGCATCTTCCGACCCGTTTACACAAAATTCCGTTATCAAAACTCCAATGTTTTTCTCGGCGGGTAAAACGTTATTTATGTCGGTAAAAGCGGTAAAAACCGTGTTATACGGGCTACGAATACTAATGCTGACCCGCATATCGTCTCTTTGCAAAAACGAAAGTTCTCCGTAAACATCTTCCTGTCTGAGCGTAAAATTTGCAGTATCCCAATCAATATAGAACGTCCCGTCCGTTCGTTGTACTCTTATGGAAAGCGTTCCCGTAGCGCCGTAAGGAACTCGATTGAGCGCGATATAAGTTTGCGTTGCCCTCGGCACATCTGTCGAAAACTTACCCGAATCGGAATCAAACTCCATAAAAAAGCGACTGATATTCGACGGAACCGCCGCAAATTGTACGATAATAGACCCAACTCTCGGCTTCAAACTTAATATTACATTTGTATTGGCGTTCGTTTCAACAAAAACCGCTTGCGTATCGGGAGCGTGAATAATATAACCTTGGGCGTCTTGCGTCCAAGCAATTACCCTATATTCTTTTTGAGCGGGAATATTGGCAAAACCGCACAATATTAAATCCTGCGAAGGAGTGATAACAGTATCTCGAACAATCGCGTCCATATCGTCCAAAACGCGCAAAAATATCCTGTTGTAAGTGGTGGCGCGCGATTGTCTGTCGTTTCCGTCGTCGGGAAAAGCCGCTAAAACCGCAACGTTTATGCTACCGTTTTTGGCAAGCAATTCATCGTCGCTACAAGATAAAAATATTGCAAAAATAGTAAAACAGGCAACAACAAACAGTTTTTTCAGCATTAGATTTCTCCGCAAAAGCAAATTTAAGTGTAAATTTTCAAGGTGAAAATAATAAATTATATTGCAAGAATGAGCGATTAAATGATTTTGAAGGTATTTTCTCCCTATTTCACCCCTGAAATAATTTATTTTTAAGGATGTAATCTAAAGGCAAAGGAGGCGGTTTTATAGAAAATTCAGCAGAAAAAATTAAAAATCTTGCATTATCTTTAAATTTTGACGACTGCGGAATTGCAAAAACAAGCGAAATCCGCGGATTTTACCGTGAACATTTCGATAATTGGCTGAAGAACGGCTACAACGCTCAAATGCAGTGGATAGAAAAAAACATAGAAATTCGTTTTAACCCAGCCCTTTTACTTGAAAACGCGAAAACCGCGATTGTCGTTCTGCAAAATTACAATATTACGCCAAAAGAAACACCAAACGGTAAAATCGCAAGATGTAAATCGCTTGAAAAAGATTATCACATTACAAT
The sequence above is a segment of the Chitinivibrionia bacterium genome. Coding sequences within it:
- a CDS encoding flagellar hook assembly protein FlgD, translating into MVSQTLNSLMRQTEAHSITASIDRDGGSISTTRMTGDRTSGLFAAQAGMGQLDFLTLLTTQLQYQDPLSPMENTDFVAQLAQFSQLESTTSMQQSMEEMAQRFGESMDLQTFNSQSTTNAAAVSLVGKEVRLRQNTFEHSRNDGPREFSAHIGERSNAILTIVNSDLEVVRTIRLEGKDDTNTVRFTWDGTDDRGQRVPSGTYNLMIEGQHDDESLYTFVEDFVTGIRYTNQGTMIRVSGVELPIGDILEVKHPSVSNGGSTSSSLSMGQALALIGFETRILREETIGYEPRPNGEVKFQIDLGGAPSTQVIVRDSAGREVHRQTVLATQLSSNGEFEMPTRSYSGSDRYTIEVSGNGARLFQSGTITGITNKNGVPIMVVQTANGRVEVDATKILSLTAPKNQEEDSENSA
- a CDS encoding flagellar hook-length control protein FliK, encoding MVQQAEKRNGFFESVAESRTVSTHKNRRAENLGSDDGERFQQALQTVRARRASAPDAPREEALRFRERRQANAVNPQADAEMNKHIDFITGEEYALVQQLLQENVSNETFALVAPQTNFDVEIENANSSFAAVNLAGIEDLGFDIRMDAIENIEAILRTVSEMLNLKINTELPMVYHDGEKVPEEIVANLAQVLFVFKQIADAFLQSGLDGKEVGNNGQIFSPKQALEMGKYLQQELLKLELSFAQLGISQALAEQAVKINPSVEADKNLHFAADLQSRTPAQQILPKTIDNILLQPQDLIKTQVSELKALVEQLKDMMSDAKTKIENANASTGSATAEKVVVDVASGSTATKAPVIEALSELKKEIAKDKMPKIDETTAPTSEKAKTDKSEIQSAIKTVFKTVFKSEVETEAKAEIKPEVVAEVKAKTKESGKENGETKPAVADLTQTVAKKQAKAEAKQAMTAEEVLKNEFVSSMKAATVRANEGNIASPVALDGVMLETQKFSDSGEISTVSPRFAKLFDKEIIEQVQRTLLNAINKNGIRLSNGTHEITITLTPEKLGEVRLRIQVEGNKVSAIMNVDNLQVKAIVEQNLQQLRDALAKQDLAAGTLDVNVGNDDARDLQERLHNAKLRAQNAKGFNAEEGVMTDDAFEWGMDTGRRFGTNSFEYFA
- a CDS encoding beta-lactamase family protein, giving the protein MRSEAKKILERAIADGVFNCAVLGIIKTGEIIEPIALGTAAKGTISEFAVSQDSIFDVASLTKTVPVSTLALLALDRKKVSLSTPITELLPEYHSPSRSEICLKHLLTQTLDFDFALSELKHKDAIEIYRAIMTAELKKPAGTSYYYCNATSIILARVVEAIFENSLDVIAEQEIFSALGMRDTQFRPSAELKAKIVPTEIDQWRGRMIQGEIHDESSWKLNEIIIPGAAGIFSTVPDLQRYLKEILTEERGLFSTGFLDFAIKNHLDEKINDSAALGFELNQQYMGTLRGENTFGKTGFTGSVIVGDRKKRSGFALLTDYSYPTRKPNRDQINHLRSEIADLIWSGE
- the asd gene encoding aspartate-semialdehyde dehydrogenase, with the translated sequence MKKVGFVGWRGMVGSVLMERMITEKDFNGAYSVQFFTTSQVGLPAPKVGIDTPDLLSAYDIKELSAMDIILSCQGGDYTTEVYGKLRESGWKGYWIDAASTLRMNENAVICLDPVNRKVIDNALANGKKDFIGGNCTVSLMLMAIGGLFEQGLVEWVSSMTYQAASGAGAQNMRELLAQMQYLGNVADPYLKTPSSAILALDKSISQAMISPENPTENFGAPLAGALIPWIDKPYDEFAGQSKEEWKGFVETNKILGKTDNKIPVDGTCVRIGAMRCHSQGLTIKLNKNLPLNDIENIISTHNDWVKFVPNVKEITLKELTPAAITGTLTVPVGRVRKMRMGDTYLNAFTVGDQLLWGAAEPLRRMLKIVLEYLG
- the fabZ gene encoding 3-hydroxyacyl-ACP dehydratase FabZ, whose protein sequence is MNGLFDIKTIMQYVPHRFPFLLIDRITEFEENTRVVARKNVSINEGLFQGHFPGEPIFPGVLITEHMAQAACFLLSKSAGALDTSKVYYLGKVKNMAFRKPVVPGDTIETEVKIITAVGGMAMVEAVSKVDGVLVAKGELAFSAA
- a CDS encoding flippase-like domain-containing protein, with translation MKKVLVFVLKLAITGLVFLWIDRTFGFSQISQTLAGADFRWFFGAIFLQVLSIFIGAWQWGIILRNRGLRMGKFETLKLYYTGTFFNNFIFGTIAGDSFKVAVLYKKKKQAKSGFAATFLDRFAGLAVLSIFAVVGAVIMLGLKSYSGEYLHTAMLILLFFLLVLIAVCFVLFSKRVQKLFSKILLKFPQSNIAKKIENIVSSVYLDKKRKADLRMFRRIFGLSFLIQGLRICAHIFCAAAIGVFAFNTAHYFFIIIPITAILMLVPLPFGVIPAIAGAIFAAAGFDAQQATVMQFLAAIAGVIGSLAGAVFFLTDNKGDSRATVASH